From Aquabacter sp. L1I39, the proteins below share one genomic window:
- the dxs gene encoding 1-deoxy-D-xylulose-5-phosphate synthase: MTVSKTPLLDTVHVPADLRRLPDEKLAQLANELRAETIDAVSVTGGHLGAGLGVVELTVALHHVFDTPHDRLIWDVGHQCYPHKILTGRRDRIRTLRQGGGLSGFTRRSESEYDPFGAAHSSTSISAGLGMAVARDLSGEERNIVCVIGDGAMSAGMAYEAMNNAGAMDSRLIVVLNDNDMSIAPPTGAMSAYLARLISGRTYLSLREIGKQLAGHLPKFVERGAARAEEFARGFWTGGTLFEEMGFYYVGPIDGHNFEHLLPVLRNVRDAKTGPILIHVVTQKGKGYAPAEASADKYHGVVKFDVVTGTQVKPKSNAPSYTRVFAESLINEARRDDKIVAITAAMPSGTGIDLFGQAYPERTFDVGIAEQHAVTFAAGLAAEGYKPFCALYSTFLQRAYDQVVHDVALQGLPVRFAIDRAGLVGADGATHAGAFDIAYLACLPGFTLMAPADEAELTHMVATAAAFDQGPIAFRFPRGDGVGIERPVKGEILPIGRGRVVKEGTQVALVSLGTRLAACLEAAERLADLGISATVVDARFAKPIDEELILRLARAHEALVTVEEGSVGGFGSQVFQLLSDRGALDRGLKVRSMVLPDIYIDQDTQARQLAQAGLDGDAICAKALAALGRTGERQVRSLRA, translated from the coding sequence GTGACGGTTTCCAAGACCCCGCTTCTTGATACGGTCCATGTGCCGGCTGACCTGCGCCGGCTTCCCGACGAGAAGCTCGCCCAGCTCGCCAATGAACTGCGCGCGGAAACCATCGATGCGGTATCGGTGACGGGCGGCCATTTGGGCGCCGGGCTTGGGGTGGTGGAACTCACCGTCGCCCTGCACCACGTGTTCGACACGCCCCATGACCGGCTCATCTGGGACGTGGGGCACCAGTGCTATCCCCACAAGATTCTCACCGGCCGGCGGGATCGCATACGCACCTTGCGCCAGGGCGGGGGCCTGTCCGGCTTCACCCGGCGTTCGGAGAGCGAGTACGATCCGTTTGGCGCGGCGCATTCCTCCACCTCCATCTCCGCCGGCCTCGGCATGGCCGTGGCGCGGGATCTTTCGGGGGAAGAACGCAACATCGTCTGCGTGATTGGGGACGGCGCCATGTCGGCGGGCATGGCCTATGAGGCCATGAACAATGCCGGCGCCATGGACAGCCGGCTGATCGTGGTGCTCAACGACAACGACATGTCCATCGCCCCGCCCACCGGGGCCATGTCAGCCTATCTGGCGCGTCTCATCTCGGGGCGCACCTATCTCTCGCTGCGGGAGATCGGCAAGCAGCTGGCCGGCCACCTGCCCAAGTTCGTGGAACGCGGCGCCGCGCGGGCGGAAGAGTTCGCTCGCGGCTTCTGGACCGGTGGCACGCTGTTCGAGGAGATGGGCTTCTATTATGTGGGTCCCATCGACGGCCACAATTTCGAGCACCTGCTGCCCGTCCTGCGCAACGTGCGCGATGCCAAGACGGGACCGATCCTGATCCACGTGGTGACCCAGAAGGGCAAGGGCTATGCCCCTGCCGAAGCCTCGGCGGACAAGTATCACGGTGTCGTGAAGTTCGACGTGGTGACCGGCACGCAGGTGAAACCCAAGTCCAACGCGCCGAGCTACACCCGCGTCTTCGCGGAGAGCCTGATCAACGAGGCCCGACGCGACGACAAGATCGTCGCCATCACGGCCGCCATGCCCTCGGGTACCGGCATCGACCTGTTCGGACAGGCCTATCCCGAGCGCACCTTCGACGTGGGCATTGCCGAGCAGCATGCGGTGACGTTTGCCGCCGGCCTCGCGGCGGAGGGCTACAAACCCTTCTGCGCGCTCTATTCCACCTTCCTGCAGCGCGCCTATGACCAGGTGGTGCACGACGTGGCGCTGCAGGGCCTGCCGGTGCGCTTTGCCATCGACCGGGCGGGCCTTGTGGGCGCGGACGGCGCGACCCATGCGGGCGCGTTCGACATCGCCTATCTGGCCTGCTTGCCTGGCTTCACGCTCATGGCGCCGGCGGACGAAGCCGAACTGACCCATATGGTCGCCACTGCCGCCGCGTTCGACCAAGGCCCCATCGCCTTCCGCTTCCCGCGCGGCGACGGGGTGGGCATCGAACGGCCGGTGAAGGGCGAGATCCTGCCCATCGGGCGCGGACGGGTGGTGAAGGAGGGCACGCAGGTGGCCCTCGTGTCGCTTGGCACACGCCTCGCCGCCTGCCTGGAGGCGGCCGAGCGGCTGGCGGACCTCGGCATCTCCGCCACCGTCGTGGATGCCCGCTTCGCCAAGCCCATCGACGAGGAACTGATCCTGCGCCTTGCCCGCGCCCATGAGGCGCTGGTGACGGTGGAGGAAGGTTCTGTCGGCGGCTTCGGTTCGCAGGTGTTCCAGTTGCTGTCTGACCGGGGCGCGTTGGACCGGGGCCTGAAGGTGCGCAGCATGGTGCTGCCCGACATCTATATCGACCAGGACACCCAGGCCCGCCAGTTGGCGCAGGCCGGGCTCGACGGCGATGCCATCTGCGCCAAGGCGCTTGCGGCCCTTGGGCGTACCGGCGAACGCCAGGTGCGCTCGCTGCGGGCCTGA
- the aroC gene encoding chorismate synthase, producing MSFNTFGHMFRVTTFGESHGPAIGCVVDGCPPGLRFTLSEIQAALDRRRPGQSRFTTQRREPDEVRILSGVLEQEEGVLVTTGTPVALQIDNVDQRSKDYANIAGSYRPGHADYTYDAKYGLRDHRGGGRSSARETATRVAAGALAAKVLPGVTVRGALVQIGEIAIDRSRWDWDEVPNNPFFCPDAATVPLWTEYLDGIRKSGSSIGAVVELVAEGVPVGLGAPLYGKLDADIAAALMGINAVKGVEIGEGFNAARLTGEDNADEMRHGPDGPVFLSNHAGGVLGGISTGAPLVARFAVKPTSSILTPRRSVDRTGAETEVMTKGRHDPCVGIRAVPVGEAMLWCVLADHVLRHRGQVGITPHWPFGG from the coding sequence ATGTCCTTCAACACCTTCGGTCACATGTTCCGGGTCACCACCTTCGGGGAGAGCCACGGTCCCGCGATCGGCTGCGTGGTGGATGGCTGCCCGCCTGGCCTGCGCTTTACCCTCTCCGAGATCCAGGCGGCGCTCGACCGGCGCCGTCCGGGACAGTCGCGCTTCACCACCCAGCGTCGTGAGCCAGACGAGGTGCGCATCCTTTCCGGCGTGCTGGAGCAGGAGGAAGGCGTGCTGGTGACCACCGGAACCCCGGTGGCGCTCCAGATCGACAATGTGGACCAGCGCTCCAAGGACTATGCCAACATTGCCGGCAGCTACCGCCCCGGCCATGCCGACTATACCTATGATGCCAAATATGGGCTGCGCGATCATCGCGGCGGCGGCCGCTCCTCGGCCCGCGAGACGGCAACCCGCGTCGCTGCCGGCGCGCTGGCGGCCAAGGTGCTGCCGGGCGTGACCGTGCGCGGCGCGCTGGTTCAGATCGGCGAGATCGCCATCGACCGCAGCCGCTGGGACTGGGACGAGGTGCCGAACAACCCCTTCTTCTGCCCGGACGCCGCCACTGTGCCGTTATGGACCGAGTATCTGGACGGCATCCGCAAGAGCGGCTCCTCCATCGGCGCAGTGGTGGAACTGGTGGCGGAAGGTGTGCCGGTGGGCCTCGGCGCACCGCTCTATGGCAAGCTCGACGCTGATATCGCCGCCGCCCTCATGGGCATCAATGCGGTGAAGGGGGTGGAGATCGGCGAAGGTTTCAATGCCGCCCGCCTCACCGGCGAGGACAATGCCGACGAAATGCGCCATGGGCCGGATGGGCCGGTCTTCCTGTCCAATCATGCCGGGGGGGTGCTCGGGGGCATTTCCACCGGGGCGCCCCTGGTGGCGCGCTTCGCGGTCAAGCCCACGTCCTCCATCCTGACGCCGCGCCGCTCGGTGGACCGCACCGGGGCCGAGACCGAGGTGATGACCAAGGGTCGCCATGATCCTTGCGTGGGGATTCGCGCCGTGCCGGTGGGCGAGGCGATGCTTTGGTGCGTGCTGGCTGACCATGTGCTGCGCCATCGCGGGCAGGTGGGAATCACGCCGCACTGGCCGTTCGGGGGATGA
- a CDS encoding class I SAM-dependent RNA methyltransferase — protein sequence MNLIERQAGPMQVEIARMGAQGDGIAKTPEGALFAAYVLPGETVEGVKDKDRLNVTAILQPSPERVAPECTHFGVCGGCLLQHWEAGAYQAWKRQTVVDALEREGIAAEVKPLIDAHGAGRRRVIFHARQKGPRTVVGFAERRSHAMVAITHCPVLAPGLARALEASQALAEALAPLNKPLDVQVTATESGLDVDVRGSGPLPPLLAMDLAVIAERFGLARLTRHGELVLQRASPFLTMGAARVELPPASFLQATAEGEACLARLAAEGVSGAKRVADLFSGVGTFALRLATHARVLAVESNAPAIAALKRAAQGTPGLKGVDTEVRDLFRRPLLAEEMAKFDAVVIDPPRQGAEAQARELARSRLPRLVYVSCSVATFARDAAILAAGGFRLAHVTPVDQFRYSPHVELVGIFER from the coding sequence ATGAACCTGATTGAGAGACAGGCAGGCCCGATGCAGGTGGAAATCGCGCGCATGGGCGCGCAAGGTGATGGCATCGCAAAGACGCCGGAGGGCGCCCTGTTCGCCGCCTATGTGCTGCCCGGCGAGACGGTGGAAGGCGTAAAGGACAAGGATCGCCTCAATGTGACGGCCATCCTTCAGCCGAGCCCTGAGCGTGTGGCGCCCGAATGCACCCATTTCGGCGTCTGCGGCGGCTGCCTGCTCCAGCATTGGGAAGCCGGTGCCTACCAGGCCTGGAAGCGCCAGACAGTGGTGGACGCGCTGGAGCGCGAAGGTATCGCTGCCGAGGTGAAGCCCCTCATCGATGCCCATGGCGCCGGACGGCGGAGGGTCATCTTCCATGCGCGGCAGAAGGGTCCGCGCACTGTGGTGGGATTTGCCGAGCGCCGCTCCCATGCCATGGTGGCCATCACCCATTGCCCGGTGCTCGCACCGGGCCTTGCCCGCGCTTTGGAGGCATCTCAGGCGCTGGCCGAGGCGCTGGCGCCGCTCAACAAGCCGCTCGACGTCCAGGTCACCGCCACCGAAAGCGGCCTTGATGTGGATGTGCGCGGCTCCGGCCCCTTGCCGCCGCTGCTGGCCATGGATCTCGCCGTCATCGCCGAACGCTTCGGGCTCGCCCGCCTCACCCGCCATGGCGAACTGGTGCTCCAGCGCGCGTCGCCCTTCCTCACCATGGGCGCCGCGCGGGTGGAATTGCCGCCTGCCTCCTTCCTCCAAGCGACGGCCGAGGGCGAGGCCTGCCTCGCGCGGCTCGCCGCGGAGGGTGTAAGCGGCGCCAAGCGGGTGGCGGATCTCTTCAGCGGCGTCGGCACCTTCGCGCTGCGGCTCGCGACGCATGCGCGCGTGCTCGCGGTGGAGAGCAACGCCCCGGCCATCGCCGCCCTGAAGCGAGCGGCCCAGGGCACGCCGGGCCTAAAGGGCGTTGACACTGAAGTCCGAGACCTGTTCCGCCGCCCGCTTCTCGCCGAGGAGATGGCCAAGTTCGATGCGGTGGTGATCGACCCGCCCCGACAGGGCGCGGAAGCCCAGGCCCGGGAACTCGCACGCTCCAGGCTGCCCCGCCTCGTCTATGTGTCGTGCTCCGTCGCCACCTTCGCCCGCGACGCGGCGATCCTGGCCGCTGGTGGCTTCCGGCTGGCCCATGTCACCCCGGTCGACCAGTTCCGCTATTCGCCCCATGTGGAGCTGGTGGGGATTTTCGAGCGCTGA
- a CDS encoding DUF4142 domain-containing protein has product MKTAAAANGFEIASSKLALEKSKNPAIRAFAQHMITDHTRIGEAFVAALGKANTGITPAPGLTPDLDKIMSDLSAKSGAAFDAAYVAAQTQGHMDAVGLFGGYAKGGSNAVMREFAIETLPTIKMHLTMCYELATSKAASR; this is encoded by the coding sequence GTGAAGACAGCGGCGGCGGCCAACGGGTTCGAGATCGCCAGCAGCAAGCTGGCGCTGGAAAAGTCGAAGAACCCGGCGATCCGGGCCTTTGCCCAGCACATGATCACGGATCACACCCGCATCGGCGAGGCCTTCGTCGCGGCCCTCGGCAAGGCCAATACGGGCATCACCCCTGCTCCGGGCCTGACGCCGGACCTGGACAAGATCATGTCCGACCTGTCCGCCAAGTCCGGCGCGGCGTTCGACGCGGCCTATGTGGCGGCACAGACGCAGGGCCACATGGACGCAGTGGGCTTGTTCGGCGGCTATGCCAAGGGTGGCAGCAACGCCGTAATGCGCGAATTCGCCATCGAGACGCTGCCCACCATCAAGATGCACCTCACCATGTGCTACGAGCTCGCCACGTCGAAGGCCGCCTCCCGCTGA
- a CDS encoding hemolysin family protein codes for MPIIEILIVLLLVLLNAVLAAAELSIVSARPARLRNRADRGHKGAQAALALGAEPGRFLSTVQIGITLIGILAGAFSGASLGAYLSTALQEAGLAQAAADGVGYALAVGGITYVSLVIGELIPKRLALQNPEALACVMAPLMVRLSKVAAPAVWLLDASTRLVLRLLGEKGRSGEGVTDEEIRAIITEAENSGVIEPAERRMISGVMRLADRPVTAIMTPRPDVEWVDISASAEEIRDTLLQTPHSRLPACDKSPEETVGIIQAKRLLDSYLQGETPDPRAFVQPVPFVVETVGALEAMRILRGADVPMGIVVDEYGDMVGVVTGYDLLVAITGSISEEDTHDEVHVVRRQDGSYLISGETPVDEMREVLDVELPSDRGFHTIAGFALSQTKELPSVGTVFDAYGWRFEIVDMDGRRIDKLLVFRPPVLHRQKVVGEE; via the coding sequence ATGCCGATAATAGAAATCCTGATCGTACTCCTGCTCGTTCTTCTCAATGCGGTTCTTGCCGCTGCGGAATTGTCCATCGTTTCGGCCCGCCCCGCCCGGCTCCGGAATCGGGCGGATCGGGGGCACAAGGGAGCCCAGGCCGCACTTGCGCTCGGGGCAGAGCCGGGCCGCTTCCTGTCCACCGTCCAGATCGGCATTACCCTCATCGGCATCCTGGCGGGCGCCTTTTCCGGCGCTAGCCTCGGTGCCTATCTGTCCACGGCCCTGCAGGAGGCCGGCCTTGCCCAGGCGGCGGCGGATGGCGTCGGCTATGCGCTCGCCGTGGGTGGCATCACCTATGTGTCGCTGGTCATCGGCGAGCTCATCCCCAAGCGCCTCGCCCTCCAAAATCCCGAGGCGCTCGCCTGCGTGATGGCGCCCTTGATGGTGCGCCTGTCCAAGGTGGCCGCGCCGGCGGTGTGGCTGCTGGACGCGTCCACCCGGCTGGTGCTGCGCCTGCTGGGCGAGAAGGGCCGCAGCGGGGAAGGCGTCACCGATGAGGAAATCCGCGCCATCATCACCGAGGCGGAGAATTCCGGCGTCATCGAGCCCGCGGAACGGCGCATGATTTCGGGCGTGATGCGCCTCGCCGACCGGCCGGTCACCGCCATCATGACCCCGCGTCCCGACGTGGAATGGGTGGACATCTCGGCCAGCGCCGAGGAAATCCGCGACACCTTGCTCCAGACGCCGCACAGCCGCCTGCCCGCCTGCGACAAGTCACCCGAGGAGACCGTGGGAATCATCCAGGCCAAGCGTCTGCTGGACTCCTACCTCCAGGGCGAAACGCCGGACCCGCGTGCCTTCGTTCAGCCGGTGCCTTTCGTGGTGGAGACGGTCGGGGCACTGGAAGCCATGCGCATCCTGCGCGGCGCCGACGTGCCCATGGGCATCGTGGTGGACGAGTATGGGGACATGGTCGGCGTGGTGACCGGCTACGACCTGCTGGTGGCCATCACCGGCTCTATCTCCGAGGAAGACACACACGACGAAGTTCATGTGGTGCGGCGGCAGGATGGTTCCTACCTGATCTCGGGAGAGACGCCCGTGGACGAGATGCGCGAAGTGCTCGACGTGGAACTGCCCTCGGATCGGGGCTTCCATACCATTGCCGGCTTCGCCCTCTCGCAGACTAAGGAATTACCGTCGGTGGGCACCGTATTCGACGCCTATGGCTGGCGCTTCGAGATCGTCGACATGGACGGCCGGCGTATCGACAAGCTGCTGGTCTTCCGCCCGCCGGTCCTCCACCGCCAGAAGGTGGTGGGCGAGGAATAA
- the ribB gene encoding 3,4-dihydroxy-2-butanone-4-phosphate synthase: protein MKLADWLESTGTKRSAFARQVGLSPASVTALCNDARAWVSRETAERIAEATGHAVTPNDLLGLPAPRIRGLPVTDTVQSRVQSAIEAIARGDIVVVTDDDDRENEGDLILAASLTTPEKMAFVIRNTSGIVCTPLPPSEAKRLRLEPMVANNDAPMGTAFTVSVDVKHGTTTGISAEERTNTVRALANPNMGAADFVRPGHVFPLIAKEGGVLMRSGHTEAAVDLCRLAGLPAVGVIAELVNDDGTVQRGPQVTAFAEKHNLVRISVADLIAYRQAREKLVTRSAEFPVPTVIGEMKGFSFVTPFESVNHLAVVYGRIGDGENVLVRLHRADPIGDAFGGAKSVQKALERIKAEGRGVLVYLRDGTAGVPATAVGETEKTASEAERDRHWREIGLGAQILRDLGVVSIRLLASKTRTYVGLAGFGIEIVETEPLEA, encoded by the coding sequence ATGAAGCTCGCGGACTGGCTCGAAAGCACCGGAACCAAGCGCAGCGCGTTCGCCCGGCAGGTGGGGCTGTCCCCTGCCAGCGTGACGGCCCTGTGCAACGATGCGCGCGCCTGGGTGTCCCGCGAGACCGCCGAGCGGATCGCGGAGGCGACGGGTCACGCCGTGACCCCGAACGACCTTCTCGGCCTGCCTGCCCCCCGCATCCGAGGTTTGCCCGTGACCGATACTGTCCAGTCCCGCGTCCAGTCCGCCATTGAGGCCATCGCCCGGGGGGACATCGTGGTCGTCACCGATGACGACGATCGTGAGAATGAAGGCGACTTGATCCTCGCCGCCTCGCTCACCACGCCGGAGAAGATGGCTTTCGTCATCCGCAACACGTCCGGCATCGTGTGCACGCCGCTGCCCCCCTCCGAGGCCAAGCGCCTGCGCCTTGAGCCCATGGTGGCCAATAATGATGCCCCCATGGGCACCGCCTTCACTGTCTCCGTGGACGTGAAGCACGGCACCACCACCGGCATCTCCGCCGAGGAGCGCACCAACACCGTGCGCGCTTTGGCCAATCCCAATATGGGCGCCGCTGATTTCGTGCGTCCCGGCCATGTTTTCCCGCTGATCGCCAAGGAAGGCGGCGTGCTCATGCGCTCCGGACATACCGAGGCGGCGGTGGACCTGTGCCGCCTCGCCGGCTTGCCGGCGGTGGGCGTGATTGCCGAACTGGTCAATGATGACGGCACCGTCCAGCGCGGCCCGCAGGTGACGGCCTTCGCCGAGAAGCACAACCTGGTGCGCATTTCGGTGGCGGACCTCATCGCCTATCGTCAGGCGCGCGAGAAGCTCGTCACCCGCTCCGCCGAATTCCCCGTGCCCACCGTCATCGGCGAGATGAAGGGCTTTTCCTTCGTCACGCCGTTCGAGTCCGTGAACCACCTGGCGGTGGTCTATGGTCGGATCGGCGATGGCGAGAACGTTCTGGTGCGCCTGCACCGGGCCGATCCCATCGGCGATGCCTTTGGCGGCGCCAAGTCGGTGCAGAAGGCACTGGAGCGCATCAAGGCCGAGGGGCGCGGTGTGCTGGTCTATCTGCGCGACGGAACCGCGGGCGTCCCCGCTACCGCCGTGGGCGAGACCGAAAAGACCGCCAGCGAGGCCGAGCGTGATCGCCACTGGCGCGAGATCGGACTTGGCGCGCAGATCCTGCGAGACCTGGGCGTGGTGTCTATCCGCCTCCTCGCCTCCAAGACCCGCACCTATGTGGGTCTCGCCGGCTTCGGTATTGAGATCGTCGAGACCGAGCCGCTGGAAGCCTGA
- a CDS encoding ATP phosphoribosyltransferase regulatory subunit, with the protein MAEAPQSPLPPRDTRALDDALLARFAAAGYAPCDPPILQPADVFLDVSGESIRRRLFLTVDADGRELCLRPDLTIPVAREVIARNQPLPAAVSYLGPVFRFRGEASGEFRQAGVESFGRTDTEAADADILALGLEACALYGLPSPKIRLGDLGLFSALLEALPLAPAWKRRLIKDFGQSRLDADLSRLGAPRANGGTVPSGVLNALAGSDPEGARALITDLLSIAGINTVGGRSVSEIAARFLEQATLDAGAGLPAETSMILARYLAISGDPDSASAALRALAGDAGIDLNAALDLFDRRTGFFTVHGIEPADIAFSTAFGRPMDYYSGMVFELDDPQERISGPLVAGGRYDPLLARIGAGRSVPAVGFAVWVERLANLEAR; encoded by the coding sequence ATGGCCGAAGCGCCGCAGAGCCCCCTCCCCCCGCGCGACACCCGCGCGCTCGACGACGCCCTGCTGGCGCGGTTCGCCGCCGCCGGCTATGCGCCGTGCGATCCGCCCATCCTCCAGCCGGCCGACGTCTTCCTGGACGTGTCGGGCGAATCCATCCGCCGCCGCCTGTTCTTGACTGTGGATGCGGACGGGCGGGAACTGTGCCTGCGGCCGGACCTGACCATTCCCGTCGCCCGCGAGGTGATCGCCCGCAACCAGCCGCTGCCAGCGGCGGTGAGCTATCTCGGCCCGGTCTTCCGCTTTCGTGGCGAGGCCTCGGGCGAGTTCCGCCAGGCGGGCGTAGAATCCTTCGGCCGCACCGACACCGAGGCGGCGGACGCCGACATCCTGGCTCTGGGCCTTGAGGCGTGCGCCCTCTACGGCCTGCCTTCCCCGAAGATCCGGCTGGGCGATCTCGGCCTGTTCTCGGCGCTGCTGGAGGCCCTGCCCCTCGCCCCGGCCTGGAAGCGCCGCCTCATCAAGGATTTCGGCCAAAGCCGGCTCGATGCCGACCTCTCCCGCCTGGGCGCGCCCCGCGCCAATGGCGGCACGGTGCCGAGCGGCGTGCTGAACGCGCTCGCCGGCAGCGACCCGGAGGGCGCCCGCGCGCTCATCACCGATCTGCTCTCCATCGCAGGCATCAATACGGTGGGCGGACGCTCGGTCTCCGAGATTGCCGCGCGCTTCCTGGAACAGGCGACGCTGGATGCGGGCGCCGGCCTGCCGGCCGAGACTTCCATGATCCTCGCGCGCTATCTGGCCATTTCCGGCGACCCGGACAGCGCTTCCGCCGCCTTGCGGGCGCTGGCGGGCGATGCGGGCATCGACCTCAACGCCGCCCTCGACCTGTTCGACCGCCGCACCGGCTTCTTCACCGTGCACGGCATCGAGCCCGCCGACATCGCCTTCTCCACCGCCTTCGGCCGGCCCATGGACTATTATAGCGGCATGGTGTTCGAGCTGGACGACCCGCAGGAGCGGATCTCCGGTCCCCTGGTGGCGGGCGGTCGCTACGATCCCCTGCTGGCGCGCATCGGCGCCGGGCGGAGCGTGCCGGCGGTGGGATTTGCCGTTTGGGTGGAACGGCTCGCGAACCTGGAGGCGCGCTGA
- a CDS encoding exodeoxyribonuclease VII small subunit, with product MAEIPTAPAKAGKAPAVGGLSFEAALAELEAIVQRLERGDVPLEESIAIYERGEALKKRCDALLKEAEARVETIVRDADGRPSGTAPLDPA from the coding sequence ATGGCCGAAATCCCCACTGCCCCGGCCAAGGCCGGCAAGGCTCCGGCCGTCGGCGGCCTCAGCTTCGAGGCGGCGCTGGCCGAGCTGGAGGCCATCGTCCAGCGGCTGGAGCGGGGCGATGTGCCGCTGGAAGAATCCATCGCCATCTATGAGCGCGGCGAGGCCCTCAAGAAACGGTGCGATGCGCTGCTGAAGGAGGCGGAGGCCCGCGTCGAGACCATCGTGCGCGATGCGGACGGCCGCCCGAGCGGAACGGCGCCCCTCGATCCGGCCTGA
- a CDS encoding DUF1194 domain-containing protein, with the protein MAWRLTRILCFVPVLVALLGSGAAQAAPAADNMVDVQLVLAVDVSYSMDPDEQTLQREGYAAALVSDDFLNALRQGPRGRIAVSYVEWAGEREQRVVLDWSIIDGPATARAFSDAIRAAPLRRVYRTSISAALLFSANHLKTSGYRGLRNVIDVSGDGVNNQGPPVERARDAVVAQGITINGLPLLLKRSTNSAIDIPDLDVYYEDCVIGGAGAFVIPVREQAEFARAIKTKLVLEVAGLRPPEMPRIIPAVSPPRLSCLIGERLWQEHWNN; encoded by the coding sequence ATGGCTTGGCGGCTCACCCGTATCCTTTGCTTTGTCCCCGTTCTCGTGGCTCTGCTTGGATCGGGCGCCGCGCAGGCGGCCCCTGCCGCCGACAACATGGTGGACGTGCAACTCGTCCTGGCCGTGGACGTCTCCTATTCCATGGATCCCGACGAGCAGACCCTCCAGCGCGAGGGCTATGCCGCCGCCCTCGTCTCCGACGACTTCCTCAACGCCCTGCGGCAGGGCCCACGCGGGCGCATTGCTGTCTCCTATGTGGAATGGGCCGGCGAGCGGGAGCAGAGGGTGGTGCTGGATTGGAGCATCATTGACGGCCCCGCCACCGCGCGCGCCTTCTCGGACGCCATTCGGGCGGCCCCGCTGCGGCGCGTCTACCGCACCTCCATTTCCGCGGCGCTGCTCTTTTCCGCCAACCATTTGAAGACGTCGGGCTATCGCGGGCTGCGCAACGTCATCGACGTGTCCGGCGACGGCGTGAACAATCAGGGGCCGCCGGTGGAGCGGGCGCGCGACGCGGTGGTGGCGCAAGGCATCACGATCAATGGCCTGCCCCTGCTGCTGAAGCGCAGCACCAACTCGGCCATCGATATTCCCGATCTTGATGTCTATTACGAGGATTGCGTCATCGGTGGTGCGGGGGCCTTCGTCATCCCGGTGCGCGAGCAGGCGGAGTTCGCCCGCGCCATCAAGACCAAACTGGTGCTGGAGGTGGCAGGGCTGCGGCCGCCCGAAATGCCCCGCATCATCCCAGCCGTCAGCCCGCCGCGCCTTTCCTGCCTCATCGGCGAGCGGCTGTGGCAGGAGCATTGGAACAATTGA
- a CDS encoding TlyA family RNA methyltransferase — translation MAKRAGLAGMGRERIDKLLVARGLFDSRARAQAAILAGGVSVAGRVVDKPSDMVDADAAIEATDLHPYVSRGGLKLAAALDTFGINPEGGVALDLGASTGGFTDVLLRRGARRVYAVDVGHDQFHPRLRARPEVRLLEGTDARSLGPDLIPEPVDLVVADVSFISLALVLPPALPLAGPGAQMAVLVKPQFEAGPAHVKKGIVRDPAVHEEVCARIQGLIESQGWRVRGLVPSPIAGGDGNREFLLGAERPF, via the coding sequence ATGGCCAAGAGGGCAGGACTGGCAGGAATGGGGCGTGAGCGGATCGATAAGCTCCTGGTGGCGCGCGGACTGTTCGACAGCCGCGCCCGCGCCCAGGCCGCCATCCTGGCTGGCGGGGTGAGCGTGGCCGGGCGGGTGGTCGACAAGCCCTCCGACATGGTCGACGCCGATGCGGCCATCGAGGCCACGGACCTGCACCCCTATGTCTCGCGTGGGGGGCTGAAGCTGGCGGCGGCGCTTGATACGTTCGGCATCAATCCTGAAGGTGGGGTGGCGCTGGACCTCGGCGCCTCCACCGGTGGCTTCACCGATGTTCTCCTGCGGCGGGGCGCACGGCGGGTCTATGCGGTGGACGTGGGCCACGATCAGTTCCATCCCCGCCTGCGGGCGCGGCCGGAGGTCCGGCTCCTGGAGGGCACCGATGCCCGTAGCCTCGGCCCGGATCTCATCCCGGAGCCGGTGGACCTGGTGGTGGCGGATGTAAGCTTCATCTCCCTCGCTCTGGTCCTGCCGCCAGCCCTCCCCCTCGCCGGTCCCGGGGCGCAGATGGCGGTGCTGGTGAAGCCCCAGTTCGAGGCTGGCCCCGCTCATGTGAAGAAGGGCATCGTGCGTGACCCGGCGGTGCATGAAGAGGTGTGCGCCCGCATCCAAGGCCTGATAGAGAGCCAGGGCTGGCGCGTGCGGGGCCTTGTCCCCTCCCCCATCGCCGGCGGCGACGGCAATCGCGAATTCCTCCTGGGCGCCGAGCGCCCTTTCTAG